The proteins below come from a single Drosophila busckii strain San Diego stock center, stock number 13000-0081.31 chromosome X, ASM1175060v1, whole genome shotgun sequence genomic window:
- the LOC108605022 gene encoding alpha-tocopherol transfer protein codes for MVHHKDEADDEQQLMLKHVQEFEQWIKEHPQLPHNIPCTLLRRFLHTTRCDLGAAQRLLELNYALRNKHAQIFIQRDPMDASSQQLLQVADLLPLPGLTPEHHKLLFYRLIDFDADKFNFTASIKVFFMVADCRFATEQEARLSDGEIPIFDMAGYTLRHLTRTSLQALRVYMKFVQEAHPVRLKAIHVLNCPSFLDKVLTVVKPFIKSEVFKLIHFHLPNAETPFKHFPRSMLPQEYGGQAGAMSELKAHWLQLLQQQRDYLMNPLNWQLNKCSKKSSSASCSSQSPAQSLKTLEIDYSADSARDCKRVSAIKRKRERERGRE; via the exons ATGGTTCACCATAAGGATGAGGCTGATGATGAGCAACAGTTGATGCTGAAGCACGTGCAGGAATTTGAGCAATGGATAAAAGAGCATCCGCAATTACCACACAATATAC CATGCACTTTGCTGCGGCGTTTTCTGCACACCACACGCTGCGATCTTGGAGCAGCGCAGCGTCTGCTGGAGCTCAACTATGCGCTGCGCAATAAACATGCGCAAATCTTTATACAACGCGATCCCATGGACGCCAGTtcgcagcagctgttgcaagtaGC CGAtctgttgccgctgcctggACTCACGCCGGAGCACCACAAGCTGCTGTTTTATCGCTTGATTGACTTTGATGCGGACAAG TTCAACTTTACGGCCAGCATCAAGGTCTTCTTTATGGTCGCCGATTGTCGCTTCGCCACGGAGCAGGAGGCGCGTCTAAGCGATGGCGAAATACCCATTTTCGATATGGCCGGCTATACGCTGCGTCATCTGACGCGCACATCGCTGCAGGCGCTGCGTGTTTATATGAAATTTGTGCAGGAGGCGCATCCGGTGCGGCTCAAGGCCATACACGTGCTCAATTGTCCCTCGTTTCTGGACAAAGTGTTGACTGTCGTCAAGCCGTTCATCAAGAGCGAAGTCTTCAAGCttatacattttcatttgcccAATGCCGAGACGCCGTTCAAGCATTTTCCACGCTCAATGCTGCCCCAAGAGTACGGCGGACAGGCGGGCGCAATGTCGGAGCTGAAAGCgcattggctgcagctgctgcagcagcaacg CGACTATCTGATGAATCCTTTAAATTGGCAGCTcaacaagtgcagcaaaaAATCCTCCAGCGCCAGTTGCAGCTCCCAGTCGCCTGCACAAAGCTTAAAGACGCTTGAAATTGATTA CTCAGCTGACAGTGCCAGAGATTgcaagagagtgagcgcaATAAagcgtaagagagagagagagagagggagagag